From Campylobacteraceae bacterium, one genomic window encodes:
- a CDS encoding aminotransferase class V-fold PLP-dependent enzyme: MEKLYRPFIHENTKTLDFVRYNTIGKHKKLYFDYTASGLGFRQIENRMHDVLETYANTHSKEASMASRTNDYYLEALESLHRSLGVSKDFSIIPTGNGATAAIKKFQELLGIYIPPATTKRFKITVNKSKLPLVLVGPYEHHSNEVTYREALCEVQRIPLSKDGLINLVLLEDILKDNRNREIIGAFCTASNVTGIITPYEEISKILRRYKALVVFDAAASSSYMNIPCELYDVMFLSPHKLLGGPGSCGLLIARNTIIDTEIPPTFAGGGTVTYVNKKNQWFDQDIVTRETAGTPGILQLIKASLSYQLRNEIGFDFISLKKEKLYSYFITELQKIPMCTIYGNLETKNIGIVSFNIGIIDPYELCDALSTHSGVQTRAGCSCAGPYGHDLLGLKDQIELGERPGWLRISLHYSQKIEEIDTLLASLTTCIKNFRE; encoded by the coding sequence ATGGAAAAACTTTATCGACCCTTTATACATGAAAATACAAAAACACTTGATTTTGTAAGATACAATACTATTGGGAAACATAAAAAACTGTATTTCGATTACACCGCTTCTGGTTTAGGTTTTAGACAAATTGAAAACAGAATGCATGATGTACTTGAAACCTATGCAAATACTCATTCAAAAGAAGCATCCATGGCTTCAAGAACCAATGATTATTATTTAGAAGCCCTAGAATCTTTGCATCGATCTCTTGGCGTATCTAAGGATTTTTCTATTATTCCAACAGGAAATGGGGCAACAGCTGCTATTAAAAAATTTCAAGAATTACTTGGGATTTATATTCCTCCAGCAACAACAAAAAGATTTAAAATCACTGTTAATAAATCTAAACTTCCTTTGGTTCTTGTAGGACCTTATGAACATCATTCAAATGAAGTTACCTACAGAGAAGCCTTATGTGAAGTACAAAGAATACCCTTAAGTAAAGATGGTTTAATCAACTTGGTTTTATTAGAAGATATTTTAAAAGACAATAGAAACAGAGAAATAATTGGGGCTTTTTGTACCGCTTCTAATGTAACAGGTATTATTACTCCTTACGAAGAAATATCTAAAATTTTGAGAAGATACAAAGCCCTTGTAGTTTTTGATGCAGCTGCATCCTCTTCTTATATGAATATCCCTTGTGAACTTTATGATGTAATGTTCTTATCTCCTCATAAATTATTAGGGGGGCCTGGTTCTTGTGGTTTGTTAATTGCGCGAAATACAATTATTGATACAGAGATTCCTCCTACTTTTGCAGGGGGAGGAACAGTTACTTATGTTAATAAAAAAAATCAATGGTTTGATCAAGATATTGTCACAAGAGAAACAGCTGGAACACCTGGGATTCTTCAATTAATTAAAGCTTCTTTATCCTATCAACTAAGAAATGAAATTGGTTTTGATTTTATTTCTTTAAAAAAAGAAAAACTGTACTCGTATTTTATAACTGAACTTCAAAAAATCCCTATGTGTACTATTTATGGAAACTTAGAGACTAAAAATATTGGGATTGTATCTTTTAATATAGGTATTATTGATCCTTATGAACTCTGCGATGCTTTGTCCACTCACTCAGGAGTACAAACAAGAGCAGGATGTTCTTGCGCAGGGCCTTATGGTCATGATCTGCTTGGATTAAAAGATCAAATTGAATTAGGGGAGAGACCGGGATGGTTAAGAATATCTCTTCATTATTCGCAAAAAATAGAAGAAATTGATACCCTTCTAGCTTCACTTACAACGTGTATAAAGAATTTTAGAGAATAA
- a CDS encoding metallophosphoesterase: MHFLIFISVFLSAQALFSYYIQKRLVNKLDLHSKYKKIFRYFLILNFFSIVFYMGARYYPMIPNWLYFILSLSIGLTFVLFSLTFIYDLLSFALKKTPMQTSRRNFFKKSLDVSTIVIGTTLTAKSMYNAKHYIVEEIDVKIKDLKKEYTIVQLSDVHIGGLIDQAFIKTLVKKVNSLNADIVVITGDLVDTSLKYAQSSLDELQYLKSKYGVYFISGNHEFYHNIDAILFSLENLGIKVLDNEHVYIGEKNQGFNLAGVHDVYGYKYGAYQPDIKKALQGKKNSPTVLLAHQPRFIEEVPSSVDLVLSGHTHGGQIIPFNFLVSLVQPYVRGLHQHNLSTQIYVNKGTGFWGPPMRLGASSEITHFHLKKA; this comes from the coding sequence ATGCATTTTTTAATATTTATAAGCGTTTTTTTAAGCGCACAAGCTTTATTTTCTTATTACATTCAAAAACGTTTGGTTAATAAACTAGACCTACATTCAAAATACAAAAAAATCTTTCGCTATTTTTTAATACTTAACTTTTTTTCTATAGTCTTTTATATGGGTGCAAGATATTATCCTATGATACCTAACTGGTTATACTTCATATTATCCCTAAGCATAGGTCTTACTTTTGTTCTGTTTTCTTTGACTTTTATTTATGATCTGCTTTCTTTTGCTCTTAAAAAAACACCTATGCAAACAAGCAGAAGAAACTTTTTCAAAAAATCTTTAGATGTTTCTACCATTGTTATAGGAACCACTTTGACTGCTAAATCTATGTACAATGCAAAACATTATATTGTAGAAGAAATAGATGTAAAAATTAAAGACCTAAAAAAAGAATATACAATAGTACAATTAAGTGATGTACATATTGGGGGTTTAATTGATCAAGCTTTTATTAAAACTTTGGTTAAAAAAGTCAATAGTTTAAATGCTGATATTGTTGTTATTACGGGAGATTTAGTAGATACATCCTTAAAATATGCTCAAAGTTCTTTGGATGAATTGCAATATTTAAAAAGTAAATACGGTGTATATTTCATCTCTGGAAACCATGAGTTTTATCACAATATTGATGCTATCTTATTTTCACTTGAAAATCTAGGAATAAAAGTACTAGACAATGAACATGTTTATATTGGAGAAAAAAATCAAGGTTTTAATCTGGCTGGAGTTCATGATGTTTATGGCTATAAATATGGAGCCTATCAACCCGATATCAAAAAAGCTCTCCAAGGGAAGAAAAACTCTCCCACTGTTCTTTTGGCACATCAACCCAGATTTATAGAAGAAGTTCCTTCAAGTGTAGATTTGGTACTCTCAGGCCATACACATGGAGGACAAATTATACCTTTTAATTTTTTGGTTTCATTGGTGCAACCTTATGTAAGAGGTCTTCATCAACATAATCTTAGTACTCAAATTTATGTAAACAAAGGTACAGGATTTTGGGGACCTCCTATGCGTTTAGGGGCAAGCTCAGAAATCACACATTTTCATCTTAAAAAAGCCTAA
- a CDS encoding nitrous oxide-stimulated promoter family protein: protein MENTKFDSEIQTLSKFVHMYCQGNKHKNRFSREVELDYKNKSYFYNLNLCEDCYKTISYSFVKLQKCPHEIKPRCRHCSKPCYNTLKWNELSTIMRYSGIRLGLTKLKNKVRNFFSS from the coding sequence ATGGAAAACACTAAATTTGACAGTGAAATACAAACCTTAAGTAAATTTGTTCATATGTACTGCCAAGGCAATAAACATAAAAACCGCTTTTCTAGAGAAGTGGAATTAGATTATAAAAATAAAAGCTATTTTTATAACCTTAATTTATGTGAAGACTGTTATAAAACAATCTCTTACTCTTTTGTGAAACTTCAAAAATGCCCTCATGAGATTAAACCACGATGCAGACACTGTTCCAAACCTTGTTATAATACGCTTAAGTGGAATGAACTTAGCACTATTATGCGCTATTCTGGAATCAGACTGGGACTTACAAAATTAAAAAATAAAGTTAGGAATTTTTTTAGCTCTTAA
- a CDS encoding methylated-DNA--[protein]-cysteine S-methyltransferase — protein sequence MAKSEIKNYEHYEQIKKAIDYYEKNYKYQPLIEDVASNIGLSKFHFARLFKEYAGITPKQFLQSTTLEYAKVQLLESKSLFETSLELGLSSSSRLHELFVNFVGVTPNEYKQAGENLDVYYGYAYCSYGKALLAYTKKGICALEFCDNNENELLIRLEKTWKNAKLILNNEEAQVYLEKIFLKKEKMDVYVQGTNFQINVWKALLSIPSSCILSYSDIALNIGKTKAVRAVASAIASNHIALLIPCHRVLTKSAALGGYKWGENRKRIILAYEQSKT from the coding sequence ATGGCTAAGAGTGAAATAAAAAACTATGAACATTACGAGCAAATAAAAAAAGCTATTGATTATTATGAAAAAAATTATAAATACCAACCTTTAATAGAAGATGTAGCTTCAAATATAGGTTTGAGTAAGTTTCATTTTGCCAGACTTTTTAAAGAATATGCAGGCATTACTCCTAAGCAATTTTTGCAAAGTACTACTTTGGAATATGCAAAAGTGCAATTATTAGAATCTAAATCTTTATTCGAAACAAGTTTGGAGCTTGGTTTATCAAGCTCTAGTCGATTACATGAACTCTTTGTTAATTTTGTAGGCGTTACGCCTAATGAATATAAACAAGCAGGTGAAAACTTAGATGTATATTATGGATATGCTTATTGTTCTTATGGTAAAGCTCTTTTAGCGTATACAAAAAAAGGAATCTGTGCTTTAGAATTTTGTGATAATAATGAGAATGAATTGTTAATAAGATTAGAAAAAACATGGAAAAATGCAAAACTTATTTTGAATAATGAAGAAGCACAAGTTTATTTAGAGAAGATTTTTTTAAAAAAAGAAAAAATGGATGTTTATGTTCAAGGAACAAATTTTCAAATAAATGTCTGGAAAGCCTTGCTTAGTATTCCAAGTTCATGTATTCTTTCTTATAGTGATATTGCTTTAAATATTGGAAAAACAAAAGCCGTACGAGCGGTTGCTTCAGCTATTGCTTCTAATCATATTGCTTTATTAATTCCTTGCCACAGAGTTCTTACTAAAAGCGCAGCTCTTGGTGGATACAAATGGGGAGAGAATAGAAAAAGAATTATTCTTGCTTATGAACAAAGTAAAACTTAA
- a CDS encoding GNAT family N-acetyltransferase, with protein MSINIKKVSLNEVKEVAKVFNAYRVFYGQKSDLPLAEEFLKQRVQNNESVIFCIFDEENKALAFTQLYPSFSSVSAKRSWILNDLFVDENYRKRGYAKALMQKAKEMVQEDASKGIFLQTHKNNKNAQALYESLEYERDEEYYSYYLSL; from the coding sequence ATGTCAATTAATATTAAAAAAGTAAGTTTGAACGAAGTTAAAGAAGTCGCAAAAGTTTTTAATGCCTACAGAGTTTTTTATGGACAAAAGAGTGATTTACCTTTAGCGGAAGAATTTTTAAAACAAAGAGTACAAAACAATGAGTCTGTAATCTTCTGTATTTTTGATGAAGAGAATAAAGCCTTGGCTTTTACACAGCTTTACCCCAGTTTTTCTTCAGTATCCGCAAAAAGGTCCTGGATTCTCAATGATTTATTTGTAGATGAAAATTATAGGAAAAGGGGATATGCCAAAGCACTGATGCAAAAAGCAAAAGAGATGGTACAAGAAGATGCTTCAAAAGGTATATTTTTACAAACACATAAGAACAATAAGAATGCACAAGCTTTATATGAAAGTTTAGAGTATGAGAGAGATGAGGAATATTATTCATATTATTTGAGTCTTTAA
- the typA gene encoding translational GTPase TypA — protein sequence MRDIRNIAVIAHVDHGKTTLVDELLKQSGTFTAHQDVGERVMDSNDIEKERGITILSKNTAVDYKGVRINIIDTPGHADFGGEVERVLKMVDCVLLLVDAQEGVMPQTKFVVKKALSLGHRPILVVNKIDKPGSDADKVVDEVFDLFDQMGATEEQLEFPVIYAAARDGYAKIALEDENKDLTPLFDMILKEVPKPTGSDDNGLQLQVFTLDYDNFIGKIGIARIFNGTISMGETILLVKADGEKVKGRVSKLIGFKGIERFDIDKAGTGDIIAVAGFETIDVGDSLCDPLNPMPLDPMHIEEPTLSITFQVNDSPLAGTEGKFITSNKIDERLASEMNTNIAMNYEQIGEGKFKVNGRGELQICILAENMRREGFEFCIGRPEVIIKVVDGVKMEPFEHLVIDTPDEFTGTIIEKLGKRKANMTNMVPMGSGYTRLEFEIPARGLIGIRTEFLTDTKGEGVMNHSFLDFRPHSGFVESRKYGALVSMEAGEAVGYSIFNLQDRGVMFIKPQDKVYSGMVVGQHAKGNDLDINPIKAKQQSNVRSSGADEAIKLVPPKVMGLENALEWIEDDELVEVTPISIRVRKRELDANMRKRTAKTKKFSN from the coding sequence ATGAGAGATATTAGAAATATTGCTGTAATTGCACACGTTGATCACGGTAAAACTACATTAGTAGATGAATTATTAAAACAATCAGGGACGTTTACGGCTCACCAAGACGTAGGTGAACGAGTAATGGATAGTAATGATATTGAAAAAGAAAGAGGAATTACTATTCTTTCTAAAAATACTGCTGTTGATTACAAAGGTGTAAGAATTAACATTATTGATACTCCAGGCCATGCTGACTTTGGTGGAGAAGTTGAACGTGTTCTTAAAATGGTTGACTGTGTACTTTTATTAGTAGATGCTCAAGAAGGTGTTATGCCTCAAACTAAGTTTGTTGTTAAAAAAGCCTTATCTTTAGGACACAGACCAATTTTAGTTGTAAATAAAATTGATAAACCAGGTTCTGATGCTGATAAAGTTGTTGATGAAGTATTTGACCTGTTTGACCAAATGGGTGCTACTGAAGAACAGTTAGAATTCCCAGTTATTTATGCAGCTGCAAGAGATGGTTATGCGAAAATTGCTTTAGAAGATGAAAATAAAGATTTAACTCCTTTATTTGACATGATTTTAAAAGAAGTTCCAAAACCAACAGGATCTGATGATAATGGTCTTCAATTACAAGTATTTACACTTGATTATGATAACTTTATTGGAAAAATCGGAATTGCTAGAATCTTTAATGGAACAATTTCTATGGGTGAAACTATTCTTTTAGTTAAAGCTGATGGTGAAAAAGTTAAAGGTAGAGTTTCTAAACTTATCGGATTTAAAGGTATTGAGAGATTTGATATTGATAAAGCTGGTACGGGTGATATTATCGCTGTTGCTGGTTTTGAAACAATTGATGTTGGAGATTCACTTTGTGATCCTTTAAACCCAATGCCTTTAGACCCTATGCATATTGAAGAGCCTACTTTATCTATTACTTTCCAAGTAAATGATTCTCCACTAGCTGGAACTGAAGGTAAATTTATTACATCTAATAAAATTGATGAGAGATTAGCTTCTGAAATGAATACTAATATTGCTATGAATTATGAGCAAATTGGTGAGGGTAAATTTAAAGTAAATGGTAGAGGTGAGTTACAAATTTGTATCTTAGCTGAAAATATGAGAAGAGAAGGTTTCGAATTTTGTATTGGACGACCAGAAGTTATTATTAAAGTTGTAGATGGCGTTAAAATGGAGCCATTTGAGCATTTAGTAATTGATACACCTGATGAATTTACAGGAACAATTATTGAAAAACTAGGTAAAAGAAAAGCGAATATGACAAACATGGTTCCAATGGGATCTGGTTATACACGATTAGAATTCGAAATTCCTGCACGTGGACTTATTGGTATTAGAACTGAGTTCTTAACTGATACTAAAGGTGAAGGTGTAATGAATCACTCTTTCTTAGATTTCAGACCTCATTCAGGTTTTGTTGAATCTAGAAAATACGGTGCTTTAGTTTCTATGGAAGCTGGAGAAGCTGTTGGGTATTCAATCTTTAACTTACAAGACAGAGGGGTTATGTTTATTAAACCTCAAGATAAAGTTTACTCAGGTATGGTTGTTGGTCAACATGCTAAAGGGAATGATTTAGATATTAACCCTATTAAAGCCAAACAACAATCAAATGTTAGATCATCAGGTGCTGATGAAGCTATTAAGTTAGTTCCACCAAAAGTTATGGGTCTAGAAAATGCACTAGAGTGGATTGAAGATGATGAATTAGTTGAAGTTACTCCTATTTCTATTAGAGTTAGAAAAAGAGAATTAGATGCTAATATGAGAAAAAGAACAGCTAAAACGAAGAAGTTCTCTAACTAA
- a CDS encoding glutaminase produces MNYDLILKEIQEEIQPLYNKGKVASYIPALKNINPKQFAMSIQLFDGTSFHIGNYNQKFSIQSISKVFTFTLALHLYGKELYKNVGHEPSGDPFNSLVQLEYENGIPRNPFINAGALVTTDLLINKYKEKTFTKVLAFIQEISNNKNIVYDKEVAASEEQTGYMNFALLNMMKSYKNISNDIKEVAQTYFKHCSISMSTNELSRAMLFLANHGTDPLSKKEFVTQSQAKRINSLMLTCGHYDASGDFAFKVGLPGKSGVGGGIVAIIPNLMAISVYSPELNKNGNSLIGTKALELFTTKTGLSIF; encoded by the coding sequence ATGAATTACGATTTAATCTTAAAAGAAATACAAGAAGAAATACAGCCCTTATATAATAAAGGTAAAGTAGCATCTTATATTCCTGCTCTTAAAAATATAAATCCAAAACAGTTTGCTATGAGTATTCAGCTTTTTGATGGAACAAGTTTTCATATTGGAAATTACAATCAAAAATTTTCTATTCAAAGTATCTCAAAAGTATTTACTTTTACCCTTGCTTTGCATTTGTACGGAAAAGAGCTTTATAAAAATGTAGGACACGAGCCTTCAGGAGATCCTTTTAACTCTCTGGTTCAACTAGAATATGAAAATGGAATTCCAAGAAACCCTTTTATTAATGCAGGGGCATTGGTAACTACTGATTTATTAATTAATAAATACAAGGAAAAAACTTTTACCAAAGTCCTAGCTTTTATTCAAGAAATATCAAATAATAAAAATATTGTTTATGATAAAGAAGTAGCTGCTTCAGAAGAACAAACAGGGTATATGAATTTTGCACTTTTAAATATGATGAAAAGTTATAAAAATATTTCAAACGATATTAAGGAAGTAGCCCAAACCTATTTTAAACACTGCTCTATTTCAATGAGTACAAATGAACTCAGTCGCGCTATGCTTTTTTTAGCAAATCACGGAACAGACCCTCTTTCAAAAAAAGAATTTGTTACCCAATCCCAAGCCAAAAGAATTAATTCTTTGATGTTAACTTGTGGTCATTATGATGCTTCAGGGGATTTTGCTTTTAAAGTAGGACTTCCAGGAAAAAGTGGGGTAGGAGGAGGAATAGTTGCAATCATTCCAAATCTTATGGCTATTTCTGTGTATTCTCCAGAGCTTAATAAAAATGGAAACTCTTTAATAGGAACAAAAGCCCTAGAGTTGTTTACAACAAAAACGGGTCTATCGATTTTTTAA
- a CDS encoding cytochrome b/b6 domain-containing protein, with protein MKTYIWSLPTRVFHSCLVLFIVITYISGDDDYLKIHSVFGYGIGVLILFRLLWGKIGPKYSNFKDFNLSFKEALNYSKDILLKKDTKIYAGHNPAASFVLYFLLITIGIVVLTGLLALGEEPNKGYFKFLNTSIFEDIHEIIANLMLILIAVHISGVLLDRFLHKEHGTLQSIVFGYKNISGESVVLSFKQKIVSFLFFCLMLFIMYLTATDFDHLF; from the coding sequence ATGAAAACATATATCTGGTCTCTTCCCACAAGAGTATTTCACTCTTGTTTGGTTCTTTTTATTGTAATCACTTATATAAGTGGAGACGATGATTATTTAAAAATTCATTCGGTGTTTGGTTATGGTATTGGGGTATTAATATTATTTAGATTATTATGGGGGAAAATTGGCCCTAAGTATTCAAACTTTAAAGATTTTAATCTTTCATTCAAAGAAGCACTTAATTATTCAAAAGATATTTTATTAAAAAAAGATACAAAGATTTATGCAGGTCATAATCCAGCAGCGTCTTTTGTTTTGTATTTTTTATTAATAACAATTGGTATTGTGGTATTAACAGGCCTTTTAGCTCTTGGAGAAGAACCCAATAAAGGTTATTTCAAATTCTTAAACACTTCTATTTTTGAAGATATTCACGAAATAATAGCAAACTTAATGCTTATCCTTATAGCTGTTCATATATCTGGCGTATTATTAGACAGATTCTTACATAAAGAACATGGTACTTTACAATCCATTGTTTTTGGGTATAAAAATATAAGTGGTGAAAGTGTAGTCTTAAGTTTTAAACAAAAGATTGTTTCATTTCTATTTTTTTGTTTGATGCTCTTTATTATGTATTTAACTGCAACAGATTTTGATCATTTGTTTTGA
- a CDS encoding TonB-dependent siderophore receptor, whose translation MKLLKNFLIAPSLVLLISSNLLAKNYTLEAMPLKEVIKLITSDLNLPYVVDSKFVEGKRSKSIENIEGGLKALNKILKDFNLKAEIKNDLIIIKKMKINNSSSSTLEDVEVVESSDLGTSKDGYLVYKSSDVGLWKGKSLQDTPYSLNVMSKDYMENLNATSIDQLYSINPVMQMNWSEQQNNNGYVFLRGFSSSASAFDGMRREKWQWTHNTNVEEYERLETITGSSGFLYGPSPVGGIRNFIAKRPSSTAQYSVKLGNAGGKGPYAHVDLSSPIDEAGRFAYRLNIVTQDGETHVKNQNLKKNIFNLTLDYQLTDNVLLQGLISDSYYRLDGRQAYWNIASGATRPDASSIDSNKIWGQEWSYQESEVRRYSTNLLWDISDSVKFRAAYMQEKVTRSGFSADNTIQTNGTYSQEVINDTSEDDLYGKGAYAYVDVDFDIGSVNHQATIGVQASQSHWTTHNMDDTNSTVNLSGLSLSSPTNVAVPVASKVLSVDTKQYFMKSKNLTFGDSITFNSKWSMLVGVSYLNLQYKDKNYEESTLTPSISFVYKPFEDLSLYTSYMEGVELGGIAKDTHNSAAVVNAGDSMDPLKSNQIELGAKYSNNNMFYTLALFQIDKGLEYYDSTNANAPVFVQDGRQVHQGLEFTFTGKVTDNLTAVGGFTLLDAKIKENKQNPEYEGKRPDDVANEFAKVYLEYTPFTRKDISLNTGINYTGSFYGNKENTDKMPSYTLVNIGAKYTTKDTKKPLTFRVNINNVADKEYWVNKQFLGDRRTIHASVTMKF comes from the coding sequence ATGAAATTATTAAAAAATTTCTTAATAGCACCAAGTTTAGTATTGCTCATCTCATCTAATCTTCTTGCGAAAAACTATACACTTGAGGCAATGCCTCTAAAAGAAGTGATTAAACTAATCACTTCTGATTTAAACTTACCTTATGTTGTTGATAGTAAGTTTGTAGAAGGAAAAAGAAGCAAAAGTATAGAAAATATTGAAGGTGGATTAAAAGCCTTAAATAAAATACTAAAAGATTTTAATTTAAAAGCAGAAATTAAAAATGATCTTATAATCATCAAAAAGATGAAAATAAATAATTCTTCTAGTTCTACTTTAGAGGATGTAGAAGTTGTAGAAAGTTCTGATTTAGGTACAAGTAAAGATGGGTATTTAGTATATAAAAGTTCAGATGTAGGTTTATGGAAAGGAAAAAGTTTACAAGATACTCCCTATTCCTTAAATGTCATGTCAAAAGATTATATGGAAAATTTGAATGCGACATCAATAGATCAATTGTATAGCATAAATCCAGTTATGCAGATGAATTGGAGTGAACAACAAAATAATAATGGATATGTTTTTTTACGAGGTTTTTCTTCTTCTGCTTCGGCATTTGATGGAATGAGAAGAGAGAAATGGCAATGGACACATAATACTAATGTAGAAGAGTATGAAAGATTAGAAACAATTACTGGCTCATCTGGGTTTTTATATGGACCCTCTCCTGTAGGTGGAATTAGAAACTTTATAGCTAAAAGACCAAGTTCTACTGCTCAATATAGTGTAAAACTTGGTAATGCGGGAGGAAAAGGTCCTTATGCTCACGTAGATTTAAGCTCACCTATAGATGAGGCAGGAAGATTTGCATACAGATTAAATATTGTTACTCAAGATGGAGAAACCCATGTCAAAAATCAAAACTTAAAAAAGAACATATTTAATCTTACATTAGATTATCAGCTTACGGATAATGTATTGTTACAAGGGCTTATATCTGATAGTTATTATAGATTAGATGGAAGGCAAGCGTATTGGAATATTGCAAGTGGAGCTACGAGACCAGATGCATCTTCTATTGATTCTAATAAAATTTGGGGCCAAGAATGGTCTTATCAAGAAAGCGAAGTAAGACGATATAGTACAAATTTATTGTGGGATATCTCTGATTCTGTCAAATTTAGAGCGGCATATATGCAAGAAAAAGTAACAAGAAGTGGTTTTTCTGCTGACAATACAATTCAAACAAACGGAACGTATTCGCAAGAAGTAATAAATGATACAAGTGAAGATGACCTTTATGGAAAAGGAGCTTACGCGTATGTAGATGTTGATTTTGATATAGGAAGTGTTAATCATCAGGCTACCATAGGAGTTCAAGCAAGCCAGAGTCATTGGACAACTCATAATATGGATGATACAAACTCTACTGTGAACTTAAGCGGGTTATCTTTATCTTCACCTACAAATGTTGCTGTACCTGTTGCGTCAAAAGTATTATCTGTGGATACTAAGCAGTATTTTATGAAAAGTAAGAATCTTACTTTTGGGGATAGTATTACGTTTAATTCTAAATGGTCTATGCTTGTGGGTGTTAGTTATTTAAATCTTCAATACAAAGACAAAAACTATGAAGAGAGTACTTTAACTCCTTCAATCTCTTTTGTATATAAACCTTTTGAGGACTTAAGTTTATATACTAGTTATATGGAAGGTGTAGAACTAGGAGGAATTGCTAAGGATACGCATAATTCAGCAGCAGTTGTAAATGCTGGAGATTCAATGGATCCCTTAAAAAGCAATCAAATTGAGCTGGGGGCAAAGTATTCGAATAATAATATGTTTTATACCTTGGCATTATTTCAAATTGATAAAGGTTTAGAGTATTATGATTCTACAAATGCCAATGCACCTGTTTTTGTTCAAGATGGAAGACAAGTACATCAAGGTCTAGAGTTTACATTTACAGGCAAAGTTACTGATAATTTAACTGCAGTAGGTGGATTTACGCTTCTAGATGCAAAAATAAAAGAAAATAAACAAAACCCAGAATATGAAGGAAAACGCCCTGATGATGTAGCTAATGAATTTGCCAAAGTATATTTAGAATATACTCCTTTTACCAGAAAAGATATTTCTTTAAATACAGGAATAAATTACACAGGAAGTTTTTATGGGAATAAAGAGAATACAGATAAAATGCCTTCATATACCTTAGTTAATATAGGTGCCAAATATACTACTAAAGATACGAAAAAACCATTGACTTTTAGAGTAAATATTAATAATGTTGCGGATAAAGAATATTGGGTTAATAAACAATTTTTAGGGGATAGAAGAACAATACATGCTTCTGTTACAATGAAATTCTAA